CACCCTTCAGACCGGAGACAGTGAAACGATTCATTTTCCTGACAATCATTTTGATGCCATTACCGTATCATTTGGTGTTCGGAATTTTGCACATTTAGATAAGGGAATGTCGGAAATGTATCGGGTACTTCGTCCGGGAGGAAAATTGGTGGTCCTGGAATTCTCCAGACCTAAACAACCACTTTTCAGAAAAATGTGTGACTTTTATACCAATGTGATCACTCCCGGTGTTGGGAGACTATTTGCGAATAATAAAGATGCGTATCAATATCTGAACGATAGTGTTCAAGCCTTCCCTGAAGGAGATAACTTTTTAAATATTATGCATGAAGCAGGATTTACTCAAACTTATCTGAAAAAACTCAGTTTCGGCATATGCACTATTTATTGCGGAAGCAAGTAATCCTGTTTGCGATCATCCTTTTTTCTTCCGTGTCTGTATTGGCACAGAAGCAACGTTATCGTCCTAATCACGATGACCTTCCTTATTATTTTGGTCTTACATTGGGTTATAACAGCTCCTATCTACACCAAACCAAATCTCCCCGGTTTTTACAGTCAGATTCCATTTTATCCGTTGAACCCGGAGCCAGTGGCGGTATTGTAATGGGGCTCCTCGCTACCGTTAAAATGACCAACCGATTTGAATTACGCGCCAACCCGCAATTGATCATTGGCGGATCGAAATTCATGGCTTATCAATTGGGGCCTACCAAACCCGGAGAGGGTTCATTTCAAAAACAAACTTTACCCGCTACATTGATCAGCTTACCGGTACATTTCAAATTCAACTCCGATCGTATTGGTAATTTCAGAACTTATTTATTAGGGGGTATTAAAATTGATACCGATCTGTCTAGTAATTCAGCTGCCCGTTTATCAGAAGACCTGTTAAAGCTGAAAAGAAATGATTTCGGTTTTGAAACAGGTATCGGCTTTAATTTCTATCTGCCCTTTGTAACCGTTTCACCGGAGATCAAATTCAGTTATGGATTATCCAATATCCATCAATATGATCCAACCCTAAAATATTCCAATGTCTTGGATAAGATTCAATCCCGCATGATCATTTTCTCAATTCATTTAGAAGATTAAGGTTTACTGCACATGATGTAATAAATTGCAGCATTGCTAAAGCGCGATGCTTATGAAAGATTATATCATCAAAAATACCGCCATCGTAAATGAAGGGACCATTACCCATGGCGATGTATGGATCAGAAATTCCAGAATCGAAAAAATCGGCGGCTCACTGAACCCTGCCGTAAATGCTATTGAAATTGATGGCAGTCATCAATTTCTCTTACCCGGTGTTATTGATGATCAGGTTCATTTTCGTGAACCCGGACTTACCCATAAAGCCACTATTTACACAGAAGCAAAAGCCGCAGTAGCAGGTGGTGTCACTAGTTTTATGGAAATGCCGAATACAAGTCCACCTGCTTTTAACCAGGAATTATTGGAACAAAAATATGAGACCGGTAAAAATACCTCTCTGGCCAATTACTCCTTTTTCATGGGCACTTCCAATGATAACCTTGATGAGATCTTACGAACCAATGATAAAAAAAATGAGGTCTGCGGTGTCAAAATATTCATGGGCTCTTCTACAGGAAATTTATTGGTAGATAATCCATTGATCCTCGAAAAAGTATTTGCCGGATCCGAACTATTGATCGCTACTCATTGTGAAGAGGAAAGTATCATTAAAGAGAATTTTGCTGCATTAAAAGCAAAAAAAGGAACCCTTGAACCTTCAGATCATCCGATCATCCGAAATGTAGATGCATGCTTTGAATCATCCTTTAAAGCCATCCAATACGCGAAAAAATATAACACCCGATTACACATTCTGCATATTACTACAGCGAAAGAGTTACAACTCTTTGGTAATATGCTGCCATTAAAAGACAAGCGTATTACTTCAGAAGTATGTGTACATCATCTCCACTTTACCAGTGACGATTACGCTCGTTTGGGTAATCAAATCAAATGTAATCCGGCCATTAAAGCACCCGATAATAGAAAAGCTTTATGGGAAGCCTTACTGGATGATCGCTTAGATGTGATCGCAACAGATCATGCTCCGCATACCTGGGCTGAGAAACAAGAAGATTATGAACATGCACATGCCGGACTGCCATTGATTCAACACTCATTAGGACTGATGTTGCATTATGTGAAGGAAGGAAAGATCAGTATTGAGAAAGTAGTAGAAAAAATGAGTCATGCTGTAGCACAGTGCTTTCAGATCAAAGAAAGAGGATTTATTCGTGAAGAATATTATGCAGATCTGGTACTGGTAGATATGAACCAATCCAATACCATTCAAAAAGACAATATTCTTTATAAATGTGGCTGGAGCCCTCTGGAAGGAATGACACTCCCCGCAACCATCAATTACACATTTGTAAATGGACATCCCGTTTATGGAAAAGGAGTATTTGATGAGTCTAAGAGGGGGATGAGACTGAGTTTTGAGAGATAGCTGATGGTCAATGGTCCATAGTCCATGGTAGATCAGTTGTGCCATGGACTATGGACGATCGACTATGGACCAAAAACCAAACGTATGCAAATAGACAAAACCACACTAGCTGACCTTTCCATTTTTCATAGTGAGGAAGAATTATCGGTCGTTCATTTTTTGGATCATACCCAAACCGGCGGTGGTAGAGATTATTTGTATGATATGATTGGAAAGCCATTGGCGTCGGTTGATGCGATCCTAAGCAATCAGCAGATCATTAAAGAGTTGATGCAAGTGACTGATCGCTGGCCTGTATCGATCACTAATGGTACCATTATGGTGATCGCTCGGTTTTATGAATCACAGATCAATAAGTATCCAACTCAACCCAATGTATTCAATAGCTTCACTTATAAGCTTTTCAATGCTCCTGATTTTTCTTTGACCCGTTACACGATCACACATTGTATCGATTTCATTAAAGGAATGACGCAGGTAAGTACCTTATTAAAAGAAAGTACACAGAGCACGCAGTTGCGAATATGGGCTGAGCGAATTGATATGCTCCTGAATAAAGGACTGATACCCGAGATAGGAACCCAATCAAAAGAAGAGATGCCCAACTGGCGCATTTTAAGTTATGCAGACTTTATACGTTTCCACTATAAAAACCAGATCTTCGAATTGATCGATCTGTATAGTCGTATCGATGCATTTCTTTCGTTAAGTATTGCCTGTAAGAAATATGATTTTTGTTTTCCTGAAATCAGTCTATCAACACAACCCTTTATCGAAGCAACGGGATTGTACCATCCACTTTTACAAACACCAACATCGTATAATGTAGATATGAGTCGGGATAAGAATTTTCTTTTCCTGACCGGAGCCAATATGGCCGGAAAGAGTACTTTCATCAAAGCAGTAGGTGTAAGTGTATACCTGGCACATCTGGGAATGGGAGTGCCTGCTACCAAGATGCAATTGAGTTTATTCGATGGATTATTGAGTAATATCAATGTGGTAGATAATATTGTAAAAGGCGAAAGTTATTTTTTCAATGAAGTACAACGCATTCGTAATACCATTGAAAAAATCAGTGATGGAAGAAACTGGTTGATCCTTATAGATGAACTCTTCAAAGGAACCAATGTTCAAGATGCCATGAAGTGCAGCACCACTGTGATCGAAGGCTTGCGTAAAATGAAGAATGTACTATTCATCCTATCCACACACTTATATGAGATAGGCGAACCACTTCAACAATACAGCAATATCCAATTCCGCTATTTTGAAACCAGTGTACAAGATGAACAACTGGTATTCAGTTATCAACTAAAAGAAGGCATCAGCAACGACAGACTCGGGTATTTGATTTTGAGGAGAGAAGGGGTTGTTGAGCTACTAGAAAAATTGTGATATGTCAGATGGCAGATGTCAAATGTCAGATTTGTTTTTGTTGTAGCTGAGAAAATGGCAGTTAACTCATGAGCCTCTCGTATAAGCCTATAAATTCGATTATCGTTAACTATCACCGTTTCTTGTAGGATTTGTAACCAGTATAAAGACTCATCAGACTCTTCCAATACAATTTCAATCTTATAAATAAAATCAGCGATAGATTTTGCTCGTTTAGAAGCTCTATAATTTGCAGCAACCGAACCCGCAGATCTTATTAGTTGTTTTCCAATCTCAAAACCAACATTATTTTTTGGCAATAACAAGCACAATTGAATGATCTCAATATGAAAATGTTTAGTTCTATTTTCGAGTTCTTGTCTATCCATCTAGCTAATATGTTTCAAATTATA
Above is a genomic segment from Sediminibacterium sp. KACHI17 containing:
- a CDS encoding dihydroorotase; amino-acid sequence: MKDYIIKNTAIVNEGTITHGDVWIRNSRIEKIGGSLNPAVNAIEIDGSHQFLLPGVIDDQVHFREPGLTHKATIYTEAKAAVAGGVTSFMEMPNTSPPAFNQELLEQKYETGKNTSLANYSFFMGTSNDNLDEILRTNDKKNEVCGVKIFMGSSTGNLLVDNPLILEKVFAGSELLIATHCEEESIIKENFAALKAKKGTLEPSDHPIIRNVDACFESSFKAIQYAKKYNTRLHILHITTAKELQLFGNMLPLKDKRITSEVCVHHLHFTSDDYARLGNQIKCNPAIKAPDNRKALWEALLDDRLDVIATDHAPHTWAEKQEDYEHAHAGLPLIQHSLGLMLHYVKEGKISIEKVVEKMSHAVAQCFQIKERGFIREEYYADLVLVDMNQSNTIQKDNILYKCGWSPLEGMTLPATINYTFVNGHPVYGKGVFDESKRGMRLSFER
- the ubiE gene encoding bifunctional demethylmenaquinone methyltransferase/2-methoxy-6-polyprenyl-1,4-benzoquinol methylase UbiE, with protein sequence MAKFAHDEVVPYQQSEKGKKEQVAEMFNSIAFRYDFLNRFLTAGVDIQWRKKAIRQLKDIQPQLVLDVATGTADVAIMMHRMLKTKKIIGIDISEGMLALGREKLEKLQLTDHITLQTGDSETIHFPDNHFDAITVSFGVRNFAHLDKGMSEMYRVLRPGGKLVVLEFSRPKQPLFRKMCDFYTNVITPGVGRLFANNKDAYQYLNDSVQAFPEGDNFLNIMHEAGFTQTYLKKLSFGICTIYCGSK
- a CDS encoding four helix bundle protein — its product is MDRQELENRTKHFHIEIIQLCLLLPKNNVGFEIGKQLIRSAGSVAANYRASKRAKSIADFIYKIEIVLEESDESLYWLQILQETVIVNDNRIYRLIREAHELTAIFSATTKTNLTFDICHLTYHNFSSSSTTPSLLKIKYPSLSLLMPSFS
- a CDS encoding DNA mismatch repair protein MutS, giving the protein MQIDKTTLADLSIFHSEEELSVVHFLDHTQTGGGRDYLYDMIGKPLASVDAILSNQQIIKELMQVTDRWPVSITNGTIMVIARFYESQINKYPTQPNVFNSFTYKLFNAPDFSLTRYTITHCIDFIKGMTQVSTLLKESTQSTQLRIWAERIDMLLNKGLIPEIGTQSKEEMPNWRILSYADFIRFHYKNQIFELIDLYSRIDAFLSLSIACKKYDFCFPEISLSTQPFIEATGLYHPLLQTPTSYNVDMSRDKNFLFLTGANMAGKSTFIKAVGVSVYLAHLGMGVPATKMQLSLFDGLLSNINVVDNIVKGESYFFNEVQRIRNTIEKISDGRNWLILIDELFKGTNVQDAMKCSTTVIEGLRKMKNVLFILSTHLYEIGEPLQQYSNIQFRYFETSVQDEQLVFSYQLKEGISNDRLGYLILRREGVVELLEKL
- a CDS encoding porin family protein, with translation MHYLLRKQVILFAIILFSSVSVLAQKQRYRPNHDDLPYYFGLTLGYNSSYLHQTKSPRFLQSDSILSVEPGASGGIVMGLLATVKMTNRFELRANPQLIIGGSKFMAYQLGPTKPGEGSFQKQTLPATLISLPVHFKFNSDRIGNFRTYLLGGIKIDTDLSSNSAARLSEDLLKLKRNDFGFETGIGFNFYLPFVTVSPEIKFSYGLSNIHQYDPTLKYSNVLDKIQSRMIIFSIHLED